AGTTCCTGACCGACCTGAACGAAACCGACGTGCTCGTCCACGTCGTCGACTTCTCCGGCCAGACCGACCTCGAGGGCGAACCCACCGAGGACCACGATCCCCGGAAGGACATCGACTTCCTCGAGGAGGAACTCGACCAGTGGTACCTCGGTATCCTCGAGAAAGGTATCGAACGCTACGAATCCGGCTACACGACCGAAGACGACGCCATCGAGGAGGAACTCGCCGAGCAGATGAGCGCGTTCAAGACCAACGAGGACGAGATCAAACGGCTCATCCGCCGAATAGACATCGGCTTCGACCCCGAAGAGTGGGAGGACGACGATAAACTCGAGCTCGCCCGCGAAATCCGCAAGGAGACCAAGCCGATGGTCGTCGCGGCGAACAAGATGGATCTCCCGGAGGCCCAGGAGAACTACGCGGAGATCACGGACGACCCCGACTACGACCACCTGACGTTCGTTCCCTGCAGCGCCCACGCCGAGAAGGCGCTCAAGTCCGCTGACAAGGCCGGCGTCGTCGACTATCGCCCCGGCGATGCGGACTTCGAAATTACGGGCGACATCTCGGGCGAGCAGGAGGAGGGTTTAGAGCAGATTCGCGACTTCCTCTCCGAGTACGGCGCGACGGGCGTCCAGGCCGCGCTCGAGACGGCGCTGTTCGACGTGCTCGGCGTCGTCCCGGTGTTCCCGGGCGGCGCGAACGGGCTGGGCAACGAGCGCGGCGAGGTGCTGCCCGACTGCTACCTGATCCCGCCGAACTCGACCGCGGAGGACTTCGCGTACAGCCTCCACTCCGACATCGGCGACGGGTTCCTCCACGCGATCGACTGCCGGACGAACCGGCAACTGGGCAAGGACTACGAGGTCGAGTCGCGGGACGTGATCGAAGTTATCACGACGAACTGAGCGCTTCGCACCCCCTCTCAGCTCGATTTTTGCTGTCGTTCACCGGCCCCAAGTGAGCCGCTCTACCGCCGTATCGAGGCGCGACGAGACGCGGTCCATCCAGCCGTCGGGAGAGAGCGACCGGAGCCGCCCCTCGTCGACCTCGATCCGCTCCGGGCCGAAGAGGTCGCGTCCTGCGCGTTCGTCGCCGTTCCCGCCGTCGTCCTCCCCCTCGGTGACGGCCTCGAGCGCGATCGACGTCGAACACCGACCGCAGGCCTCGCGTTCTTTTGGCATGATTATTCATCCAGCAGTACGGCCCGCCGCGACTTAAGCGCTGGCTCCGGGCCCGGGGCGACGCGCTTTTGGTCTCGGCGTGGCATTTCATCGCATGGTCGATGGTGTCGTGAACGGCGATTCGGGCGCGCGGACTCGAGACGCGCCCGCCCGCCGCTCGAGTTCGCAGTCGCTCGGGGGTCGGACAGCCGCGAAAAGAACGAAAG
This portion of the Halopiger aswanensis genome encodes:
- a CDS encoding redox-regulated ATPase YchF; translated protein: MSTSYRIGLVGKPSVGKSSFFNAATMNDVPEGAYPFTTIDPSVGEAYVRVDCAAPEFDEECTPNVGYCDHGTRFVPTKLVDVAGLIPGAHEGAGLGNQFLTDLNETDVLVHVVDFSGQTDLEGEPTEDHDPRKDIDFLEEELDQWYLGILEKGIERYESGYTTEDDAIEEELAEQMSAFKTNEDEIKRLIRRIDIGFDPEEWEDDDKLELAREIRKETKPMVVAANKMDLPEAQENYAEITDDPDYDHLTFVPCSAHAEKALKSADKAGVVDYRPGDADFEITGDISGEQEEGLEQIRDFLSEYGATGVQAALETALFDVLGVVPVFPGGANGLGNERGEVLPDCYLIPPNSTAEDFAYSLHSDIGDGFLHAIDCRTNRQLGKDYEVESRDVIEVITTN